A single Leptolyngbya sp. FACHB-261 DNA region contains:
- the coaD gene encoding pantetheine-phosphate adenylyltransferase, which yields MTQQGPAPATRPGIAIYPGSFDPVTLGHLDIIERGCQLFAQVIVAVLRNPNKESLFSVQQRIEQIREATQHLHNLEVDSFAGLTVTYAKARGARVLLRGLRVLSDFELELQMAHTNKTLSDASIETVFLVASTEYSFLSSSLVKEIARFGGPVHHLVPERVALDIATCYAKTHPTSDQEA from the coding sequence TTGACACAGCAAGGCCCTGCCCCCGCTACCCGTCCGGGAATTGCCATCTATCCCGGCAGCTTTGACCCAGTTACTCTGGGGCATCTCGACATTATTGAGCGAGGCTGCCAACTTTTTGCTCAGGTCATCGTAGCGGTACTGCGCAATCCCAACAAAGAATCGCTATTCTCAGTGCAGCAACGCATCGAGCAGATTCGCGAGGCCACGCAGCATCTGCACAATCTGGAGGTAGATTCGTTTGCAGGTCTGACTGTAACCTATGCCAAAGCAAGGGGGGCACGAGTGTTACTGCGCGGATTGAGGGTGCTATCCGACTTTGAATTAGAGTTGCAGATGGCACATACCAATAAGACCCTGTCTGACGCGTCAATTGAGACGGTTTTTCTGGTAGCCTCCACTGAGTACAGTTTCTTAAGCAGTAGCCTGGTTAAAGAAATTGCCCGTTTCGGTGGTCCGGTCCATCATCTAGTCCCAGAACGAGTTGCTCTGGATATCGCCACATGCTACGCCAAGACCCACCCAACGTCCGATCAGGAGGCCTGA
- the nadB gene encoding L-aspartate oxidase translates to MLRYASEDALLKPDFDVLVIGGGAAGLYTSLLLPQACRVGLVTKDTLSLSASGWAQGGIAAVIDPGDSTALHIADTMAAGVGLCDPVAVKFLVEQAPRHIAKLVEMGVAFDRYGEQLALTLEAAHSRRRVLHAADATGRELVSTLTAQVLARSNIQILNQTLVLDLWQHEGRCQGVCLVESQHLPLKPRWLSARAVILATGGGGQLYARTTNPPPSTGDGVAMAWRVGALLQDLEFMQFHPTALSVPGAPRFLISEAVRGEGAHLLDAAGERFAFAYHPLGELAPRDVVSRAIFTHLQQTQPNNSNATVFLDLRSIPRTTVEHRFPNILRVCQQWGVDPLTQAIPVTPAAHYWMGGIVTNLQGATTVPGLYAIGETASTGVHGANRLASNSLLECLVFGAEVAEAVITEPTPTHLTPPQSLELTPTDGPSPVAEIRQELPYLLWRTAGLSRNGADLSQGLDQVEAWQAAASPFFSSSQGLPKAPELRTALETHNLLDVSYLLLKSALYRTESRGAHFRQDYPDSQVSWQVHTLVQGQVWQQGKLGVDLPV, encoded by the coding sequence GTGCTGAGGTACGCCAGTGAGGATGCGCTCTTGAAACCGGATTTTGATGTGCTGGTTATCGGTGGCGGAGCTGCAGGGCTGTATACCTCTCTGCTCTTGCCTCAAGCTTGTCGAGTGGGCTTAGTCACTAAAGACACGTTATCGCTCTCAGCCAGTGGCTGGGCACAGGGTGGCATTGCTGCAGTGATCGACCCGGGTGATTCTACCGCTCTGCATATTGCCGATACCATGGCCGCCGGTGTGGGACTATGCGACCCGGTTGCTGTCAAGTTCCTAGTGGAGCAGGCCCCTCGGCATATCGCTAAGCTCGTGGAAATGGGAGTGGCCTTCGACCGCTATGGTGAGCAACTGGCCCTGACTTTAGAGGCCGCTCATTCGCGTCGTCGGGTGCTCCATGCGGCTGATGCTACTGGGCGAGAACTGGTGAGCACGCTTACAGCTCAAGTTTTAGCCAGATCCAACATTCAAATCCTCAACCAAACTTTAGTCCTAGATCTCTGGCAGCATGAGGGCCGATGTCAGGGTGTTTGCTTGGTCGAAAGCCAACACCTGCCGCTGAAACCCCGTTGGTTGAGTGCTCGGGCAGTGATTCTGGCAACAGGCGGTGGTGGCCAACTGTATGCCCGGACCACCAATCCGCCTCCCAGTACTGGCGATGGTGTTGCAATGGCTTGGCGTGTGGGGGCTTTGCTTCAGGATCTGGAGTTTATGCAGTTTCATCCCACAGCCCTGAGCGTGCCAGGCGCCCCCCGCTTTTTGATTAGTGAAGCAGTGCGGGGCGAAGGTGCCCATTTACTGGATGCCGCCGGTGAGCGATTTGCCTTTGCTTATCATCCGCTGGGCGAACTAGCTCCACGGGATGTTGTCAGTCGAGCCATTTTTACTCATTTGCAGCAGACTCAGCCAAACAATTCAAACGCCACAGTGTTTCTGGACTTGCGGTCTATCCCTCGAACAACCGTTGAGCACCGCTTTCCCAATATTTTGCGAGTTTGTCAGCAGTGGGGGGTAGACCCACTCACCCAGGCCATTCCGGTAACACCTGCTGCTCACTATTGGATGGGCGGCATTGTCACCAACTTACAAGGGGCCACAACGGTTCCAGGCCTCTACGCTATTGGTGAGACTGCCAGCACCGGTGTACATGGGGCAAATCGTCTGGCCAGCAATTCCTTGCTGGAGTGTTTGGTGTTTGGTGCCGAGGTAGCTGAGGCAGTTATTACCGAACCTACACCTACTCACTTGACGCCGCCTCAGTCCCTTGAGCTGACCCCTACTGATGGACCCAGCCCTGTGGCTGAAATTCGTCAAGAGCTACCTTACTTGCTGTGGCGAACTGCTGGGCTGTCTCGCAATGGAGCAGATTTGAGCCAAGGCCTAGACCAAGTAGAAGCTTGGCAGGCTGCTGCTAGTCCCTTCTTTTCTTCCTCCCAAGGCCTGCCCAAAGCTCCGGAACTGCGTACTGCGTTAGAGACACACAACTTACTTGATGTCAGTTATCTACTGCTTAAGAGCGCGCTTTACCGCACGGAGAGCCGAGGCGCTCACTTCCGCCAGGACTACCCTGATTCGCAAGTGTCCTGGCAAGTTCATACCTTAGTTCAAGGTCAGGTGTGGCAGCAGGGCAAACTTGGCGTGGACTTGCCGGTATAA
- the psbU gene encoding photosystem II complex extrinsic protein PsbU: protein MKPLVRLFALATMILTLSLGWGLPTWASAMTGVGAPSVRLMAEAERGPVRNVVEDLLGKLGQRIDLNNTNISAFRKIPGLYPTAARVIVQNAPYEKVEDILNLPGLTEAQKERVRENLDKFTLGPINESLERDRINNGIYR from the coding sequence GTGAAACCATTGGTTCGGCTTTTTGCACTGGCAACGATGATTTTGACCCTGAGCCTGGGTTGGGGTTTACCCACCTGGGCTAGCGCGATGACAGGTGTGGGAGCCCCGTCAGTGCGCCTGATGGCAGAAGCTGAAAGAGGGCCGGTGCGCAATGTAGTAGAAGATTTGCTGGGCAAACTGGGTCAAAGAATTGATCTCAATAACACCAACATCTCTGCCTTTCGTAAAATCCCTGGTCTTTACCCGACGGCTGCTCGGGTAATTGTTCAAAACGCGCCTTACGAGAAAGTTGAGGATATCTTGAATCTGCCCGGTCTCACCGAGGCTCAGAAAGAGCGGGTTCGTGAGAATTTGGACAAATTCACTTTAGGACCAATTAACGAGTCTCTGGAGCGGGACCGAATCAACAACGGCATCTATCGCTAA
- a CDS encoding metallophosphoesterase, with the protein MSLNFRFAVVSDLHLALPQTIRDTVSRFHLVEVSVAALEQVLAHLVTLELDFLLLPGDLTQDGEPENHHWLAQRLQQLPFPTYVIPGNHDLVAPVELSRFAGYYRRQGYQDSNQPYYACLPLPGLRLIGLNSNAFCAETGRQLGRLDDEQLRWLEAVLNSSQSLTTLVMVHHNVLEHLPGQASNPLGRRYLLENADTLTSILRRSGVKLVFTGHLHAQDIAHSYDLYDITTGSLVSYPHPYRVLTYRATTSGAELDVDSHRVEALPDWPTLQQTSREWMGQHSASFMLKLLTQPPLNLSIQESEPLLAQLRYFWATVAAGDARFSFPDFPAPVRQYFERFNDLPPADNQATLQL; encoded by the coding sequence ATGAGCTTGAACTTCCGGTTTGCAGTGGTCAGTGACCTGCACCTTGCCTTGCCACAGACGATTCGCGATACAGTGAGTCGCTTTCATCTGGTGGAGGTTAGTGTTGCTGCGCTAGAGCAAGTTCTAGCTCATTTAGTCACTCTGGAATTGGATTTTCTGTTATTACCAGGTGACCTTACTCAAGATGGCGAGCCGGAAAATCACCATTGGTTAGCCCAACGCCTCCAACAGTTGCCCTTTCCCACCTATGTGATTCCAGGCAACCATGATCTTGTCGCTCCGGTCGAGCTTTCTCGCTTCGCTGGCTACTACCGCCGCCAGGGTTACCAAGATTCAAATCAACCCTACTATGCTTGCTTACCCCTGCCTGGTCTTAGACTCATTGGCCTGAATTCCAATGCGTTCTGTGCTGAGACTGGGAGACAACTTGGTAGGTTAGATGACGAGCAACTGCGTTGGCTAGAAGCAGTCTTAAACAGTTCCCAGAGCCTGACCACTCTGGTCATGGTACATCACAATGTTTTGGAGCATTTGCCTGGTCAAGCTAGCAATCCCCTCGGACGTCGCTACCTACTAGAGAACGCTGACACCCTGACCAGCATCCTTAGACGGTCGGGGGTGAAGCTAGTGTTCACCGGCCACCTGCACGCCCAAGACATTGCGCACAGCTATGACCTCTACGACATCACTACAGGCTCCCTAGTCAGCTACCCTCACCCTTACCGAGTCCTGACCTATCGCGCAACTACAAGTGGAGCTGAGCTAGACGTGGACTCCCATCGGGTTGAAGCATTGCCTGACTGGCCTACTCTGCAGCAGACTTCACGGGAGTGGATGGGACAACATAGCGCCTCTTTTATGCTCAAGCTGCTGACACAACCGCCTCTGAATCTCTCGATACAAGAGTCAGAACCTTTGTTGGCCCAGCTGCGTTACTTTTGGGCAACCGTTGCTGCTGGAGATGCTCGATTTAGCTTTCCTGACTTCCCCGCGCCAGTTCGGCAGTACTTCGAGCGTTTCAATGATTTACCGCCTGCAGACAACCAGGCTACGTTGCAGCTCTAG